A genome region from Euphorbia lathyris chromosome 4, ddEupLath1.1, whole genome shotgun sequence includes the following:
- the LOC136227096 gene encoding agamous-like MADS-box protein AGL61, translated as MKSVPWIKSLITKVSEYSFYALPQSFNNGQEKTTLGRQKIPIQKIQNKNHLQVTFSKRRSGLFKKASELCTLCGVEIAIIVFSPANKPFSFGFPEVDSILDRYLPLNPHFPTSNEGQIIKDCANAKVNDLNLELTKILNDLQTEKKRGEELDKLREFGQNMYPWQKPIDELGSDELNQLHHGLVQLKQKVELEINNIINQQSAPEPAPNPSGNWINNNINVQSAPAPAPAPAPNPSGNWFLDFQPAPAPAPNPSGNLIMDEQSAPAPAPAPAPTPPRNWIDFF; from the exons ATGAAGtctgttccatggatcaagtcATTGATCACTAaagtaagtgaatatagcttttatgctttaccacaatcttttaataatggacagg AAAAGACTACTTTGGGTCGCCAAAAGATTCCCATTCAGaaaattcaaaacaaaaatCATCTTCAGGTCACGTTTTCAAAACGTCGTTCAGGACTATTCAAGAAAGCAAGTGAGCTCTGCACACTGTGTGGAGTAGAGATTGCAATCATAGTATTCTCTCCAGCAAATAAGCCTTTTTCATTTGGATTTCCAGAAGTTGATTCCATCCTAGACCGTTATCTTCCTCTCAATCCTCATTTTCCGACTTCCAATGAAGGCCAAATCATCAAAGATTGTGCTAATGCTAAGGTTAATGACCTTAATTTGGAATTAACAAAGATTCTTAATGACTTGCAAACTGAGAAAAAGCGTGGTGAAGAACTGGACAAACTCAGAGAATTTGGGCAAAACATGTACCCCTGGCAAAAACCAATTGATGAACTTGGTTCCGATGAACTTAATCAACTCCACCATGGATTAGTACAGCTTAAGCAGAAAGTGGAATTAGAAATCAATAACATCATCAATCAACAGTCTGCACCCGAACCTGCACCTAATCCTTCAGGAAATTGGATCAATAACAACATCAATGTTCAGTCTGCACCTGCACCTGCACCGGCACCGGCACCTAATCCTTCAGGAAATTGGTTCCTCGATTTTCAGCCTGCACCTGCACCGGCACCTAATCCTTCAGGAAATTTGATCATGGATGAACAGTCTGCACCTGCACCGGCACCCGCACCAGCACCTACTCCTCCAAGAAATTGGATCGATTTCTTTTAG